One genomic segment of Nitrospirota bacterium includes these proteins:
- a CDS encoding virulence RhuM family protein, which translates to MKKNKQVVPQNSFTEFLLYTTPNGKVKVEIFLHHENIWLTQAKIAELFDVDRSVITKHLINIFESRELQENSVCANFAHTAADGKSYQTNFYNLDAIISVGYRVNSQKATQFRIWATQVLKEYIIKGFAMDDERLKNPNNIFGQDYFEEQLARIRNIRSSERRFYQKITDIYAQCSADYNPNTEITKQFFAVVQNKLHFAISGQTAAEIIAQRADSKKPNMGLTSWKNSPKGAIRKTDVSIAKNYLDEKELNLLNRIVTMYLDYAEMQAQKGIIMYMKDWVTKLDAFLQFNEEDILKDSGNVSHEVAVALAESEYEKYRIVQDRLFESDFDREVNKLLESKKKKQ; encoded by the coding sequence ATGAAAAAAAATAAACAGGTTGTTCCACAAAACAGCTTCACGGAGTTTTTGCTCTACACCACGCCTAATGGCAAGGTGAAGGTAGAGATTTTTTTACACCATGAAAATATATGGCTGACACAGGCAAAGATTGCTGAACTTTTTGATGTGGATCGGTCCGTTATTACGAAACATCTTATAAACATTTTTGAAAGCAGAGAGTTACAGGAAAATTCAGTATGTGCAAATTTTGCACATACTGCCGCTGACGGCAAGAGCTATCAGACAAACTTTTATAACCTCGATGCTATCATTTCTGTAGGCTATCGGGTTAATTCGCAGAAAGCAACCCAATTCCGTATATGGGCAACTCAGGTGCTGAAAGAATATATAATCAAAGGCTTTGCCATGGATGATGAGCGGCTTAAAAATCCCAATAACATCTTTGGGCAGGACTACTTTGAAGAGCAACTGGCCCGCATCAGGAATATCCGCAGCAGCGAGCGAAGGTTCTATCAAAAGATTACTGATATATACGCACAATGCAGCGCTGATTATAATCCGAATACAGAAATCACTAAACAATTCTTTGCCGTAGTACAGAATAAACTGCACTTTGCCATAAGCGGGCAGACTGCAGCGGAAATCATTGCTCAAAGAGCCGATAGCAAAAAGCCGAATATGGGTTTAACCAGTTGGAAAAACAGCCCCAAAGGTGCAATCCGCAAAACCGATGTCAGTATTGCAAAAAATTATCTGGATGAAAAAGAATTGAACCTGCTCAACCGGATTGTTACCATGTACCTTGATTATGCGGAAATGCAGGCACAAAAAGGCATCATCATGTATATGAAAGACTGGGTAACTAAGTTAGATGCTTTTTTGCAGTTTAATGAAGAGGATATTTTGAAAGACAGTGGCAATGTCAGCCATGAGGTTGCAGTAGCACTGGCGGAAAGCGAATATGAAAAATACAGGATTGTTCAGGACAGGCTGTTTGAATCTGACTTTGACCGTGAGGTAAATAAATTATTAGAGTCTAAAAAGAAAAAACAATGA
- a CDS encoding glycosyl hydrolase codes for MPLTLEKLKKQLESIKAMGFIKTRRLHDTGIGKTLEDLLGIKENNFQIPDVGDVELKAKRIDSGSMLTIATKSPEPKGINKFLFEKYKYTDNEGRFNLHSTVYGSRENPQTFRVVFEYDRLVLRNKLNIEAYWPISIFDSVLKAKSNIILLVYAETKGKRKTAEEQFHFVEAYLLSNLNLNKFQSAVENDKLKIDIRIGAYRSGKNKGRYHDHGTAFRINKKDFLHLYDNFNQII; via the coding sequence ATGCCTTTAACGTTAGAGAAACTAAAAAAGCAGTTAGAAAGCATAAAGGCTATGGGTTTCATTAAAACTCGCAGATTACATGACACAGGCATTGGAAAAACTCTGGAGGATCTTTTAGGGATTAAAGAGAACAACTTTCAAATACCGGATGTCGGCGATGTTGAACTGAAGGCCAAGAGGATTGACTCCGGAAGTATGCTTACAATTGCAACAAAGTCACCGGAACCCAAGGGGATTAATAAATTTTTGTTTGAAAAATATAAATATACCGACAACGAAGGTCGTTTCAACCTCCATTCTACTGTTTACGGGTCTCGGGAAAATCCTCAAACATTCAGGGTTGTTTTTGAATATGATCGCCTTGTTTTAAGAAATAAATTAAATATAGAGGCTTACTGGCCAATTTCTATCTTTGATAGTGTTTTAAAGGCAAAGTCAAATATAATTTTATTAGTTTACGCTGAAACTAAAGGCAAGAGAAAAACTGCAGAAGAACAATTCCACTTTGTAGAAGCATATTTGTTATCAAACCTCAATTTAAATAAATTTCAATCTGCTGTAGAGAATGACAAATTAAAGATTGATATTAGGATAGGTGCATATAGAAGCGGTAAAAATAAAGGCAGATACCACGACCATGGGACAGCTTTTAGAATAAATAAAAAGGATTTTCTTCATCTTTATGATAATTTCAATCAAATTATTTAA